A genome region from Coffea arabica cultivar ET-39 chromosome 7e, Coffea Arabica ET-39 HiFi, whole genome shotgun sequence includes the following:
- the LOC140011310 gene encoding uncharacterized protein encodes MGFCPIFVRWIMSCMSSVTYSFNFNGERVGYVKPSRGIRQGDPLSPYLFLFCSEGLSNLMARAIENRQITGIKVSRNGPVLSHLFFADDSLFCCKAHPQEARAMQRILAKYELALGQCINYDKSAAFFSRNCSRQQRRDGSTTYSAMQEKRLPKGLCTEICGHMVKFWRGQNEEERKMQWISWEKITQVKGNGGWDEEAPRNASWVWKSIYSSGLVLQKGMWKRVGDGTTINIWRDKWIMESSTGKIATKKPPDCNLQTVADLLIEREWNKELIEKTFSEQEASQILQMPLSLFPRKDTIYWKYSKSGNYTVKSGYAVEKKEWDGLFQWRSNFWRWWEGILEARSRSRGEDHITLTANIIWQIWKARNARQFEGKYGEHMSILENAKNEWLEFQEEQMENEKKHRTGTSHQMQNHQWRPPDAGVVKINTDAATPTKSTGAGLGMIARDSYGNIVEARGIRKYSRGGAEIEEAAALRQGLLMAREAGWRRIEMQTDCKAAIETI; translated from the exons ATGGGGTTTTGTCCTATTTTTGTAAGGTGGATTATGAGCTGTATGTCTTCAGTGACCTATTCTTTCAACTTTAATGGGGAGAGGGTGGGGTACGTGAAGCCTAGTAGAGGTATTAGACAGGGGGATCCCTTATCCCCCTATCTTTTCTTGTTCTGTTCGGAAGGTTTGTCAAATCTCATGGCAAGGGCAATTGAAAATAGGCAGATTACAGGTATCAAAGTGAGTAGAAATGGACCAGTGCTATCCCATCTATTCTTTGCTGACGATTCTTTATTTTGTTGTAAAGCGCACCCACAGGAAGCTAGAGCCATGCAAAGGATACTTGCAAAATATGAATTAGCTTTAGGACAGTGCATTAACTATGACAAATCTGCTGCTTTCTTTAGCAGAAATTGTAGCAGACAACAAAGGAG GGATGGAAGCACAACTTACTCAGCTATGCAGGAAAAGAG GTTGCCTAAAGGACTTTGTACTGAAATATGTGGTCACATGGTAAAATTCTGGAGAGgccaaaatgaagaggaaaggaaGATGCAATGGATAAGTTGGGAGAAAATTACACAGGTGAAGGGAAATGGAG GCTGGGATGAAGAAGCTCCAAGGAACGCATCATGGGTGTGGAAAAGTATATACAGCTCTGGATTGGTGTTGCAAAAAGGAATGTGGAAGAGAGTGGGAGATGGGACTACTATCAACATATGGAGGGACAAATGGATCATGGAGTCATCAACCGGGAAAATAGCAACAAAGAAACCTCCAGATTGTAATTTGCAAACTGTGGCAGACTTGCTGATAGAGAGGGAATGGAATAAGGAGCTGATTGAGAAGACGTTCTCAGAGCAGGAAGCTTCACAAATATTACAGATGCCACTAAGTCTGTTTCCCAGGAAGGATACGATCTATTGGAAATACTCAAAGTCAGGAAACTATACTGTGAAGTCAGGATACGCAGTAGAAAAGAAAGAG TGGGATGGATTATTTCAATGGAGATCAAATTTCTGGAGATGGTGGGAAGGCATACTAGAGGCAAGGAGCAGATCAAGAGGAGAAGACCACATCACTTTAACAGCAAACATCATCTGGCAAATTTGGAAGGCAAGAAATGCTCGACAATTTGAAGGGAAGTATGGAGAGCACATGTCCATattagaaaatgcaaaaaatgaaTGGCTGGAGTTTCAAGAGGAGcagatggaaaatgaaaaaaagcaCAGGACAGGAACGAGTCACCAAATGCAAAACCATCAATGGAGGCCACCAGACGCAGGGGTAGTGAAGATAAACACTGATGCCGCGACTCCTACTAAATCAACAGGAGCTGGGTTAGGAATGATAGCGAGAGATAGTTATGGAAACATTGTCGAAGCAAGAGGCATTAGGAAGTATAGTAGAGGTGGAGCTGAAATAGAAGAGGCAGCTGCACTCCGACAAGGCCTGCTAATGGCTAGAGAAGCTGGATGGCGAAGAATAGAAATGCAAACTGATTGCAAAGCTGCCATTGAAACAATTTAA